A single genomic interval of Pyrus communis chromosome 7, drPyrComm1.1, whole genome shotgun sequence harbors:
- the LOC137740627 gene encoding uncharacterized protein gives MDKLCDKYKFKQHKSSMYHAPANGLAEAFNKTLCNLLEKVIGRTKRDWHERISEALWAYRTTHRTPTQAIPYSLVYGVEAVLPLESQIPSLRMAVQEGLTDEENAKLRLQELEALDEKRLEAQ, from the coding sequence atGGACAAGCTTTGCGataaatacaagttcaagcagcacaagtcttccatgtatcatgctccggccaacggccttgcggaagcattcaacaagacgttgTGCAACCTCCTGGAAAAGGTAATCGgtcgaacaaagagagactggcatgaaagaataagtgaagcgctttgggcatataggactacacataggactcccaCACAAGCTataccttattctctcgtatatggcgtggaagctgttctaccgctcgaaagtcaaatcccctcactaaggatggctgtacaagaaggcttgactgatgaagaaaatgcaaagttgcgccttcaagagttggaagcacTGGATGAAaaaaggctcgaagctcaatag